A stretch of DNA from Vibrio gallaecicus:
GAAGTTCGCAGAGCGTGGTGTACGTGGGAACGGGATAACGTCACGAACGTTACCCATGCCAGTTACGTAAGACACTAGACGCTCAAAACCAAGACCGAAGCCTGCGTGAGGCACTGTGCCGTATTTACGTAGGTCGCGGTACCAGCTCATGTGCTCAGGGTCGATACCCATACCAATCATGCGCTCGTCTAGAATGTCTAGACGCTCTTCACGTTGTGCACCACCGATGATTTCACCGATACCTGGTGCAAGTACGTCCATAGCTGCAACTGTTTTGCCGTCATCGTTTAAGCGCATGTAGAAAGCTTTGATGTCTTTCGGGTAGTTCTTAACGATAACAGGAGCTTTAAAGTGCTCTTCAGCTAGGTAACGCTCATGCTCAGAAGACATGTCGATGCCCCACTCAACGTCAAATTCAAACTTCTTACCAGAGTCTAGTAGAATTTGGATTGCGTCAGTGTAGTCAACTTGTGCGAAATCAGCGTCTACGAATTGCTCTAGACGAGTGATTGCTTCTTTGTCGATGCGAGAAGCGAAGAACTCAAGGTCATCACGGCGCTCTTCAAGAACAGCGGCGAAAACGTACTTAAGCATGTCTTCAGCCAGCTTCGCTACATCGTCAAGGTCTGCAAACGCAACTTCAGGCTCAACCATCCAGAACTCAGCTAGGTGGCGGCTTGTGTTTGAGTTTTCAGCACGGAACGTAGGGCCGAACGTGTAAACCTTGCTTAGTGCACAAGCGTAAGCTTCAGCATTAAGTTGGCCAGATACTGTTAGGAAAGTTTCTTTACCGAAGAAATCTTCGTTGAAGTCCACTTTGCCTTCGTCAGTGCGAGGTAGGTTTTCCATGTCTAGCGTAGATACGCGGAACATTTCACCAGCGCCTTCTGCATCAGATGCAGTGATAAGCGGTGCTGAAGTCCAGAAGAAGCCTTGCTCGTGGTAGAAACGGTGAATCGCTTGAGATAAGCAGTTACGTACACGTGCTACTGCGCCGATCACGTTTGTACGTGGGCGTAGGTGAGCAACTTCACGAAGGTATTCGATAGAGTGACGTGTCTTAGCCATTGGGTAAGTGTCAGCGTCTTCAACCCAGCCAACAACTTTAACGTCAGTTGCTGCTAGTTCGAAGTCTTGACCTTTCGCAGGAGACTCAACAATCTTACCAGTTACTTCAACAGAGCAGCCAGTTGTTAGCTTTAATACTTCGTCTTCGTAATTATTAAGATTATTAGGAACCACGGCCTGAATCGGGTCGAAACAAGAGCCGTCATAAATGGCAAGGAAAGAGATTCCAGCTTTGGAATCACGACGTGAACGGATCCAGCCGCGAACAGTTACTTCACTGTCTACCGCTAGCTTGCCGCCAAGTACGTCTGTTACAGGCGCGTAAGTCATGTTGATTTCATTCTCCATTGAGGGACAAATTCAACCCAAAGTTTACAGCTCATCAGTAAATGCGATCACATTTGACCAAAAAAAAAGCCGAAACATAGAGTTGTGTAAATATTTAAATCGATAGAACATATTACCTGTCATAACGATAGCTTCAACCTTTATTCTTGCTTGTCGAAAGAAATATTGTCTCTACAGGCGATAATAACCTTTAAGGGTTTGTTTTTTGTTCGATTTGGTTGTGGTATTGATGCCCGAGCGGCTAACAAAGAGCGCTAATAAGATGAGCCGAGGACTAACTGGGTAGAGTTCTTACAATGAGTTGTATCTTAAAGACTTAACCATTACACGCGTCAACGATATCTGAAACCTTTGTTTGCAACTTTGGATGTGTGATTAAACTAGGAGTCCCTCTATATTGTCCGCCATTCAAATGGTGTGATGAAATTATCCATAATTTCACACGAAAATTGGAAACTAAATAACAGAGGAGTTTAATATAAACGTGTTAATTACGCCGCCTTAACCCAAGCATTCTCTATATCTCCCGCATTTTTCGAGCACTCGCTCATCTATAAAAGCAGTTACCTAAATTATGTCTGAATCAGGCAGGGGCTACTGTACAAGTAAAAGAGAAATACATGCTTAAATATTTAAAAAATCACTGGTTATCAAATGTAAAAGGAGACGCTTTGTCTGGGGTTGTAGTCGCACTTGCACTTATCCCTGAGGCTATCGCATTTTCAATTATTGCAGGTGTTGACCCTAAAGTTGGTTTATACGCTTCCTTTTGTATCTGCGTTGTAACCGCGTTCGTTGGCAGCCGACCAGGAATGATCTCTGGAGCTACGGGCGCAATGGCGCTGTTGATGGTCACGCTAGTAAAAGATCACGGTTTAGAGTTTTTGCTTGCCGCATCATTCCTTGCTGGAGTTATTCAAATTGTGGCTGGATACCTTAAGCTCGGCAATCTGATGAATTTCGTTTCAAAATCAGTTATTACTGGTTTTGTTAACGCGTTAGCTATCCTCATATTTATGGCTCAGCTCCCCGAATTAATCAATGTATCTTCAAGCGTTTATCTTTTAGTTGCTCTAGGGTTAGCCATTATTTATTTACTGCCGTATTTCCCCAAGCTTGGCAACTCAATACCTTCACCTTTGGTGGCAATTGTGGTGCTCACAATAATTAGCTTACTGTTTGATTTAGATGTTAGAACCATTGGTGACATGGGCAGCCTCCCTGACTCACTCCCCGTTTTCTTGATACCCAATATCCCTTTTAATTTGGAGACGCTAGCAATAATACTGCCTTATTCTATCGCTTTATCTGTAGTCGGTATTTTAGAATCGTTGATGACGGCCACTATAGTCGATGACATTACGGATACTGAAAGTAACAAGAACAATGAATGCAAAGGACAGGGCATAGCGAATATTGTGTCTTCATTATTCGGTGGGATGGCTGGTTGTGCGATGATCGGTCAATCGATTATTAATATTAAATCTGGTGGGTTAACGCGTCTTTCTAGCTTGATTGCGGGTGTTCTTTTGCTATTTATGGTGGTATTTGTCTCGGACTGGTTGCAATTGATACCGATGGCAGCCTTGGTATCTGTGATGATTATGGTTTCAATTGGCACGTTTTCATGGCGATCGATTGTTGAGCTTAAGGACCATACTCTTCCAACGAATATAACGATGATTTCGACGGTCGCTGTTGTGGTATTTACACACAATTTAGCGATTGGTGTCGCAGTTGGAGTCGTGCTATCGGCGTTGTTTTATGCACATACCAGTAAATCTATGATCTTTATATCTGATGAAGTGGCAGGGAATGATTTACATACGATTCACCGAGTGAAAGGTCATGTTTTTTTCGCTTCTTCTGATGCTTTTGTAGAACTGTTTGAGTATGACAAAACGACCTCTTTAGTGACGATTGATATCACTGACGCATTCTTTCTTGATAACACTTCAGTTGAAGCGCTTGATAAAGTGGTCTTTAAGTTCCGGAAAAAAGGGGCTTA
This window harbors:
- a CDS encoding SulP family inorganic anion transporter, whose amino-acid sequence is MLKYLKNHWLSNVKGDALSGVVVALALIPEAIAFSIIAGVDPKVGLYASFCICVVTAFVGSRPGMISGATGAMALLMVTLVKDHGLEFLLAASFLAGVIQIVAGYLKLGNLMNFVSKSVITGFVNALAILIFMAQLPELINVSSSVYLLVALGLAIIYLLPYFPKLGNSIPSPLVAIVVLTIISLLFDLDVRTIGDMGSLPDSLPVFLIPNIPFNLETLAIILPYSIALSVVGILESLMTATIVDDITDTESNKNNECKGQGIANIVSSLFGGMAGCAMIGQSIINIKSGGLTRLSSLIAGVLLLFMVVFVSDWLQLIPMAALVSVMIMVSIGTFSWRSIVELKDHTLPTNITMISTVAVVVFTHNLAIGVAVGVVLSALFYAHTSKSMIFISDEVAGNDLHTIHRVKGHVFFASSDAFVELFEYDKTTSLVTIDITDAFFLDNTSVEALDKVVFKFRKKGAYVEVVGMNTVSENLIFKHAMYYKHKDLTAVSITH
- the asnS gene encoding asparagine--tRNA ligase — its product is MTYAPVTDVLGGKLAVDSEVTVRGWIRSRRDSKAGISFLAIYDGSCFDPIQAVVPNNLNNYEDEVLKLTTGCSVEVTGKIVESPAKGQDFELAATDVKVVGWVEDADTYPMAKTRHSIEYLREVAHLRPRTNVIGAVARVRNCLSQAIHRFYHEQGFFWTSAPLITASDAEGAGEMFRVSTLDMENLPRTDEGKVDFNEDFFGKETFLTVSGQLNAEAYACALSKVYTFGPTFRAENSNTSRHLAEFWMVEPEVAFADLDDVAKLAEDMLKYVFAAVLEERRDDLEFFASRIDKEAITRLEQFVDADFAQVDYTDAIQILLDSGKKFEFDVEWGIDMSSEHERYLAEEHFKAPVIVKNYPKDIKAFYMRLNDDGKTVAAMDVLAPGIGEIIGGAQREERLDILDERMIGMGIDPEHMSWYRDLRKYGTVPHAGFGLGFERLVSYVTGMGNVRDVIPFPRTPRSANF